In a single window of the Candidatus Nitrosotenuis cloacae genome:
- a CDS encoding ATP-grasp domain-containing protein, giving the protein MRQANVLVTGAGSILGQGIIKSLKLSNVQHPRPVAYNILAADMSPQAAGIYRCSKAFLISAPSEPDYGDRIVQICRENGVDAVFAGTDEELLPLALLKDRIKKESGATVITNPVDVIMMASDKWATYEYLTKNRLSCAQSSLPEGKDEFVGKFGYPIVVKPRQGYGSLHFYVVRNNDELQRAISAIEAAGWQPILQEYLDGIDNEFTSGITVDVNDAAVMSSISMKKTLKNGQTYKAFIDDFDSVRSSAREVALKVGAVGPVNIQAKLVDGDPTVFEINARFSATCPIRAAAGINEPDIVFRNMVMGEKIHLHSYLKMVCMRYWSEVYVPMSTYEQVCSVKSIQNPDSKVLSYF; this is encoded by the coding sequence GTGAGACAAGCAAATGTGCTGGTAACTGGGGCCGGCAGCATTCTGGGACAGGGAATAATAAAATCTCTAAAACTGTCCAATGTTCAACATCCTCGTCCTGTCGCGTACAACATACTTGCTGCGGACATGAGCCCGCAAGCAGCAGGGATATATCGATGTAGTAAGGCCTTTCTGATTTCCGCACCATCTGAGCCTGATTACGGTGACCGCATCGTGCAAATATGCAGGGAAAATGGCGTCGACGCGGTGTTTGCAGGCACTGACGAAGAACTGCTTCCTCTTGCACTGCTAAAAGATCGGATAAAAAAGGAATCCGGGGCGACCGTAATCACAAACCCTGTGGATGTCATAATGATGGCGTCTGACAAGTGGGCCACATACGAGTATCTGACAAAGAACCGTCTATCGTGTGCGCAATCATCTCTTCCAGAGGGTAAAGATGAATTCGTAGGCAAGTTTGGATATCCTATAGTTGTCAAACCGCGGCAAGGCTACGGTTCGCTTCATTTCTATGTTGTACGCAACAACGACGAACTACAGCGCGCCATTTCTGCCATCGAGGCAGCAGGATGGCAGCCGATCTTGCAGGAGTATCTGGATGGTATTGACAACGAGTTCACTTCTGGAATAACTGTCGACGTAAATGATGCTGCGGTAATGTCCTCAATCTCGATGAAGAAGACGCTCAAAAACGGCCAGACATACAAGGCATTTATTGACGATTTTGATTCTGTCCGAAGCTCTGCACGCGAGGTGGCACTAAAAGTGGGCGCGGTGGGGCCTGTGAACATACAGGCAAAGCTTGTGGATGGTGATCCTACAGTATTTGAGATAAATGCGCGGTTCTCAGCTACGTGCCCCATCAGGGCAGCTGCTGGTATCAACGAGCCGGATATCGTCTTTCGCAACATGGTAATGGGAGAGAAGATACACTTGCACTCGTACTTGAAGATGGTGTGCATGAGATATTGGAGCGAGGTTTACGTCCCGATGTCAACGTATGAGCAAGTCTGTAGCGTAAAATCAATTCAAAATCCTGATTCCAAGGTATTGAGTTATTTCTGA
- a CDS encoding spherulation-specific family 4 protein — translation MIPLYTYPGQTWEQVITEKNSHPEVPIIVIVNPQNGSGNAQDSNYVAGIRDLQSAGIMVLGYVHTNYANRDLALTMNDTRKYRDWYGVDGIFFDEMSNVAGDEEYYSSLNNHAKSIGLSFTVGNSGVDTSPNYVGIMDNIVIYDNQGLPSLNFLGGWHTGYDKNNFSFLSYGVQTYDQTFAKKASNYVRYMYLSNGTMPNPWGVHSPHLSNLINSIEEDVALSVNSTTNSGSALTGFWTEIYSSDVLVRTGFTPGRYGLIPGLEYLVCVGDYENYIFERWEDGAAQRCKMITPMQNVAITAQYNTIMTEPPNPLALVVQSVDGAGNVVTGLWTTIYSGVTLIKSGYTTLTYTANAQTQYNVCVSSYQRYVFDRWEDGSTNRCRIITPVENTTITAQYDVHTVLTVRSADANGESISGMWTEIYSNGTMVKSGFTPEQYMLSPTLQYVVCIGDYQTYLFDHWEDGSTNRCRTISDLQSDLTVTAYYNG, via the coding sequence ATGATTCCGCTGTACACATATCCAGGTCAGACATGGGAGCAGGTAATTACAGAAAAAAATTCACACCCCGAAGTCCCAATAATAGTCATAGTCAACCCCCAAAACGGTTCTGGAAACGCGCAAGATTCAAACTATGTCGCAGGCATACGCGATCTTCAGTCCGCAGGGATTATGGTACTAGGATATGTTCACACAAACTATGCCAACAGGGATTTGGCACTGACAATGAACGACACTAGAAAGTACAGAGATTGGTACGGTGTCGACGGAATTTTCTTTGATGAGATGTCAAATGTTGCTGGGGACGAGGAGTATTACAGTAGTCTAAACAACCATGCAAAATCAATTGGGCTGTCGTTTACGGTTGGGAATTCTGGCGTCGATACGTCCCCAAACTATGTTGGAATAATGGACAACATCGTGATTTACGACAACCAAGGCCTTCCCAGTCTGAATTTCCTTGGCGGGTGGCATACAGGGTACGATAAGAACAACTTTTCGTTTCTTTCATACGGAGTTCAAACGTACGACCAGACATTTGCAAAAAAAGCATCCAACTACGTCAGATACATGTACTTGTCAAACGGGACAATGCCAAATCCGTGGGGTGTCCACTCCCCACACCTCTCGAATTTGATAAATTCCATAGAGGAAGATGTCGCGTTATCCGTCAATTCTACTACGAATTCAGGCAGTGCGCTGACGGGTTTTTGGACTGAGATCTATTCAAGCGATGTCCTAGTCAGAACAGGCTTTACACCAGGCAGGTATGGTCTCATACCGGGCCTCGAATACCTCGTATGCGTCGGCGATTACGAAAATTACATCTTTGAGCGCTGGGAGGACGGCGCCGCACAAAGATGCAAGATGATAACGCCCATGCAGAACGTAGCAATTACGGCGCAGTACAATACAATAATGACAGAACCGCCGAATCCGCTTGCACTGGTAGTGCAATCTGTGGACGGCGCAGGCAATGTAGTTACCGGCCTCTGGACTACGATTTATTCCGGTGTCACGTTGATCAAAAGCGGATATACGACGTTGACATATACTGCGAACGCACAGACGCAGTACAACGTGTGCGTTTCAAGCTATCAAAGATATGTCTTTGACCGCTGGGAGGACGGAAGCACCAATAGATGTAGAATAATAACACCTGTGGAAAACACCACCATTACTGCTCAGTATGATGTGCACACCGTTTTGACTGTACGCTCAGCAGATGCTAACGGTGAATCCATATCAGGCATGTGGACCGAGATCTATTCTAATGGCACCATGGTCAAATCAGGATTCACACCAGAGCAGTACATGCTGTCGCCCACCCTACAATATGTCGTATGCATAGGCGATTATCAGACGTACCTATTTGATCACTGGGAGGACGGAAGCACGAACAGATGTAGAACGATAAGTGATCTTCAGTCGGATCTGACAGTTACTGCGTATTACAACGGTTGA